The DNA window ACCGAGTCCTGAACTTCGGGATGATCGAGCGCCTCGCGGTCGAGTTCGCCGACGAAGGCTCCCTCGCGCATGACGAACGCTCGGTGCGACAGACCGACGATTTCCGGCATGTCCGACGAGGCCATCACAACAGCCATTCCGCGGCTGGCGAATTCGGTGATGATCCGGTAGATCTCGGAGCGTGCTCCGACATCGACGCCGCGCGTCGGCTCGTCGAGAAGAAGCACGTCGACCGTGCCGGTGAGCCAGCGAGCGAGCACAACCTTCTGCTGATTTCCACCGGACAGGGTTCCGACGCTCTGGCTCATTCCTCGGCTTCGCAGCCGAACGGAGTCCATTGCGCTGGTCACCTCGGTCGCCCTGGCTTTGTTGCGCAGCCATCCGGCGATGCTGAACTTCGACAGCCTCGGAAGCGATCCGTTGTCCAGCACACTCATCGACAGCACGACGCCGTTGACCTTGCGGTCCTCGGGCACCATAGCCATCCCCGCGGTGATCGCAGCGGCGGGTTTGCCCTTGGGTACGGTCCTGCCGTCGACCTTGACCGTTCCCGACGTCACCGTGCGCATGCCGAACAGGGCTTCGAGCAGCTCGGTGCGTCCAGCTCCGACAAGGCCTGCGAGGCCGACGATTTCGCCGCGCCTGACTGTCAGGTCTATCGGCGCCGACGCGCCTGCGACATGAAGGTTCTGGACTTCCAGGACCACATCTCCGATGTCCTTGCCGACAGTCGGGAAGAGATTGTCGAGTTCGCGGCCGATCATGGCGGTGACGATGTCGTCGTCGGTGATGTCGGTGAGCTTCTCGTCGGTGATCAGTTTGCCGTCACGCAGTACGACGACGCGGTCGG is part of the Rhodococcus sovatensis genome and encodes:
- a CDS encoding sugar ABC transporter ATP-binding protein encodes the protein MTALLECQDLTKSFGGVPVLKGISLDLEPGTVTALAGENGAGKSTLMKIATGQLRADTGTVMIGEHQLSSGDSRDAVRHGVAIVPQELASIDDMTVYENMFVGREKRRGIFLDRRAMIKEAAEALSVFDVTISPTARMGSLPVGLRQIIEIVKAARTGAQVVMLDEPTSAISEREVEGLYRVMRQLRDRGVAMVYTTHKMAEIRAIADRVVVLRDGKLITDEKLTDITDDDIVTAMIGRELDNLFPTVGKDIGDVVLEVQNLHVAGASAPIDLTVRRGEIVGLAGLVGAGRTELLEALFGMRTVTSGTVKVDGRTVPKGKPAAAITAGMAMVPEDRKVNGVVLSMSVLDNGSLPRLSKFSIAGWLRNKARATEVTSAMDSVRLRSRGMSQSVGTLSGGNQQKVVLARWLTGTVDVLLLDEPTRGVDVGARSEIYRIITEFASRGMAVVMASSDMPEIVGLSHRAFVMREGAFVGELDREALDHPEVQDSVFRLATALDTRSEQSSSTTPTTEKRSSLEEAPQ